The DNA sequence GCAGCAGCGGGTGTCCGGAGCCGCCGAGGTCGCGGGCGGCGACGGGTACGGGACCGGAGTCGACGATCGTGTCAGGCATGTCTGTTTCCCTGCTGTAGTAGCCGGTCGCGTACGGAGGCGGGCACCACGCCGCCCTCCGGGTGGCGGGCCAGCTTCCCGCGGTTGACCAGGTCGTGGACGCCCTGCCGGGTGATGCCGAGCATGGCGCCGGCCACCGCGTACGACACCGACCGGGCGGTGGGGTGGCCCGTCCGCCGGGCGACGACCTGACCGAGCGGGCTGCGCCACCAGTCCAGGGGTGGGTCGAACGGGGCGTCACCGGGATAGAGCGTCGAGATCGCGCGCACGATCGCCCCGACGGCGACCCGGTCGTCGCCGTCGAGCATCTGCGTGGCCCATGCTGCGGCCCGCAGTCGGACGATGTCCCGCAGGGCCACGACCGCGTCGTCGCCGTCGAGCAGGATCTCGAGCGGGTCGAGTAGCCGGATGTCGATCAACCTGACGAGTTGCGCGACGAGGTCTGTGTGGCTCGATGGCAAGGCTGGCACCCCCTTCGTTGCTTGACGACTATCGTCAAGTACTTGATGGTGGCTGTCAAGTAGTTGGAGTTGGGGCAGCGGCCATATCCTGCGCGCATGACGACCGACCTGGACCTGACGATCGCCGCCGCGCAGGCCGGAGCCGCCGTCGTGCGGTCCAGGTACGGGACCCCGCTGACCCGCGTCGAGAAGTCCGGAGGCGACTTCGCCACCACCGCCGACCTCGAAGCGGAGCAGGCGATCATCGACGTCCTGCGCGCCGCCCGACCCGACGACGCCGTGGTGGGGGAGGAGGGCGGACGGACCGGGACCGGCGGGACCGGCCGGGTGTGGCTGGTCGACCCGCTGTGCGGAACGTCGAACTACGCGGCGGGCGGCATGCTGGTCGCGGTCAACGTCGCCCTGCGCGCCGGTGCGCGTACCGTGGTCGCGGCCAGCGCCGACCCGTTCACCGGCGAGGTGTTCTGGACCGACGGCGCCCGGGCGTGCGTACGCCGCGGCGGTGCCGACGCGCCGCTCACCCCGTCGGCCGACACGCGACTGGTGGACGTCAACCTCGACTCGCCGAACCCCCACGACCCGACGCTGCGGGCCGTCGGACTGATCGCCGACCGGCGGTTCATCGAGCGGTTCCGACCGCGCGTGGTATCCACCACGCTGGCGGTGGCCTGGGTCGCGGCCGGCCGGCGGGCCGCGTACGTCACCGACGGCGACCTGCGTGACAGCGTGCACTTCACCAGTGGCATCGCCCTGTGCCAGGCCGCCGGCTGCGTGGTGACCGGCATCCACGGGC is a window from the Polymorphospora rubra genome containing:
- a CDS encoding inositol monophosphatase family protein; the encoded protein is MTTDLDLTIAAAQAGAAVVRSRYGTPLTRVEKSGGDFATTADLEAEQAIIDVLRAARPDDAVVGEEGGRTGTGGTGRVWLVDPLCGTSNYAAGGMLVAVNVALRAGARTVVAASADPFTGEVFWTDGARACVRRGGADAPLTPSADTRLVDVNLDSPNPHDPTLRAVGLIADRRFIERFRPRVVSTTLAVAWVAAGRRAAYVTDGDLRDSVHFTSGIALCQAAGCVVTGIHGQPLHTGAGGLVVAADEETHADLLALIDGPAVAEQR